AGATTGCGGGTCTCGTGGCACGCCGGATCGTCTGTTACCTCAAGGGCGGCGAACGGGTGACGCGCGGGGAACGCTTCGGCCTCATCCGGTTCGGATCGCGGGTGGATGTCTATCTGCCCCCGCAGGCGGAGGTTCGGGTGAAGACGGGCGACAAGGTCAAGGCGGGTCAATCCGTTTTGGGGAGGCTCACGTGAAAAAAATGCAACTCAAGAAAAGCATCAACTTGGTTCCGAGTCTCTTTACGACGGGCGGGCTCTTCTTCGCCTTTTTTTCGATCGTCCGGTCGATCAACGGCGACCACCACACGGCCGCCTGGGCGATTCTCTTCGCGAGCCTCTGCGACGCCATCGACGGACGCATCGCGCGGATGACCAAGACGCAGAGCGATTTCGGCAAGGAGTACGATTCCCTGGTCGACTTGTCGTCGTTCGGAATGGCGCCCGCGATTCTCATGTACACCTGGACATTGTCCGGGTTTCGGCCCGTCGGCTGGTTCCTGTCCTTCTTGTTTTTCGCCTGCGCGGCCTTGAGGCTTGCGCGTTTCAACGTCCAAACGGCGCCCGAACGCCAGGACAAAAAGGAGAAGAAGCTCAAGTTCAGCGGATTGCCGACGCCCGGCGCGGCGTGCCTGCTGGCCACGTTCGTCCTCTTCCACGAGGCGGTCTTGGGGACCGAGTCCCCGGTCAAAAGCATCGCGGCCCTGGTGATGGTGCCGCTCCTGGCCGTCCTCATGGTGAGCAGCGTCCGTTACCGGAGCTTCAAGGAATACAACATCCAGAGGAACAACTATTTCTACATCCTGATCGGGGCCGCGATAATGATCGGCATCATTGCCATCGACCCGAACATCGTCCTGTTCGGCGGCTTCATGGTCTACGCCCTGTCCGGTCCGGCCCTATGGCTGCTGCAACTGAGGCAGCCTCGCGCCGAAAGGGTTTCGGAACGGGGCGAAAGGACCAAAACGAAAGGACGGCGCTTCACCGTCATACCGATGAACGGAAATGACGGAGAGGCGAGGAGAGAGGATTATGAGCAACGTAGTTAAGATTTTCGACACGACCTTGAGGGACGGTGAGCAGTCGCCCGGTTACAGCATGGACACCGGGGAAAAGATCCGGATGGCCCAGCAGCTCGCGCGTTTGGGGGTCGACATCATCGAGGCCGGGTTCCCCATCGCGTCTCCGGGCGATTTTGCTGCTGTGCAGAAAATCGCTCGGGAGGTCGCCGGCCCGACGATTTGCGGGCTGTCTCGGGCGAACGCGGCCGATATCGACGCTTGTTGGGGGGCCATTCAGGATGCGCCCAAGCGCCGGATCCACACCTTCATCGCGACCTCGGACATCCACCTCAAGTACAAGCTGCGCAAGTCCCGGGAACAGGTCTTGGAGGACGCCGTCGCGGCCGTCCGTCGCGCGAAGGGTTACACGGACGACGTCGAATTCTCCGCCGAGGACGCGACCCGGAGCGACCGGGAGTATTTGGCCAAGGTGTTCGAAGCCGTCATCACGGCTGGCGCATTGACCATCAACGTGCCCGATACGGTCGGTTACACGATCCCGTCGGAGTACGCGTCGTTGATCCGCTATTTGATGGAGACGGTTCCGAACATCGGTCGGGCGACCGTGAGCGTGCATTGCCACAACGACTTAGGGTTGGCGGTCGCGAATTCGCTGGCCGCCATCGAGAACGGGGCGCGCCAGGCGGAGTGCACGATCAACGGGATCGGCGAGAGGGCCGGGAACGCGTCGATGGAAGAGATCGTCATGGCCCTCAAGGTCCGCGAGAACCGTCTGGGGCTGACGACCAACATCGCAACCGAGCAGATCTACCCGACGAGCAAGCTCCTGACGCACATCACCGGCATCTCCGTCCAGCCGAACAAGGCGATCGTGGGAGCCAACGCCTTCGCGCACGAGTCGGGCATCCATCAGGACGGGTTGCTCAAGAACGAGATGACGTACTCGATCATGACGCCGGAGTCGATTGGGTTGACGGAGCATAAGTACATCCTGGGCAAGCACTCCGGCCGGCACGCCTTCCGCACGCGCTTGAAGGGGATGGGGTTCGACCTCTCGGACGACGAGATGGAGGAGGCGTTCAAGCGTTTTAAGGAGCTGGCGGACAAGAAAAAGGCGATCTTCGAGGAGGACCTCGAGGCCATCGTCACGAGCCTGGTCCGGACGGTTCCCGAGACTTATGCCCTCAAAGGCGTCGAGGTCTCCTGCGGGACAAAGAAGAAGCCGCGCGCAGCCATCGAGATCACGAAGGAGGGCAAGAAGCTCAAGGCGGTCGAAACCGGCGCCGGCCCCGTCGACGCGGTCTTCAAGGCCCTGAAGAAACTCTCGAAGTTCAAGGGCAACCTGGAAAAGTTTGTCGTGACGGCCGTGACCGGCGGGACGGACGCCCAGGGCGAGGTGATGGTGGAGCTCCAGCAGAACGGCCATACCGTGCGTGGCGTGGGCTCGCACACGGACATCATCGTCGCCTCGGCGAAGGCCTACATCGCCGCCTTGAACCGGATCGAGCACATCGAGAAAAAGGTCTCGGCCCAGCTCTAGCAGCCCCGGAATTAATTCCGGGGCTGGATGTCCGGGATTGTCACGGGCACAGCCACCGAATTAATTCGGTGGCTTTTTCGATATGGCGAACTGTTATTCCTGCGGAACGGAGATTCAAGTCGACGGCATCGTCGGGCGCCGGGATACCTGCCCGAAGTGCCGCCGTGACCTCCGCTGCTGCAAGAATTGCGAGTTCTACGACGCCAACTCCTACAACGAGTGCCGGGAGCCGGTCGCGGAGCGGGTGGTGGACAAGGAGGCGGCTAATTTCTGCAGCTTCTTCCGGATGGCGTCGGAGCGGTTGAAGGAGGCTTCCGTGGCGGATGAGTCGAAGCGGAAATTGGAAGAGTTGTTCAAGAAGAAAGGGAATTGAGGATGAAAAAGGCGAAGATCTTGATTCTGGCGGGAGACGGCATCGGTCCCGAGGTGATGGAGGAATCCGTTCGCGTGCTGGAAAAGGCGCTCGAAGGCTCCGGACTCAAGTTGAACCTCGAAAAGGATGTTGCCGGCGGGTGTTCCATCGACCGGAGCGGCATTCCGCTCACGCCCGAGACGCTCAAGAAGGCCAAGAAGGCGGATGCCGTCCTTCTGGGCGCCGTCGGGGGCCCTCAGTGGGACAATCTTCCCCACGACAAGAGGCCCGAGCAGGCCCTTCTGGGCCTTCGAGCCGGGCTCAAGCTCTTCGCGAATCTTCGTCCGGCGAAGATTCTGCCGGCCCTCGCGAAGGCCTCAACCTTGAAGGAGGACGTCGTCGGCGGGATCGACCTCCTGGTCGTCCGCGAGCTCACCGGGGGTATCTATTTCGGAAAGCCGCGGGGCATCAAGGAGACGGGGAAAGGGAAGAAGGGATTCAACACCGAGGTCTATACGACGCCGGAAATCGACCGGATCGTGCGGTCCGCCTTCGAGGCGGCGCGGGCGCGACGCAAGAAGGTCACGTCCGTCGACAAGGCGAACATCCTGGAGAGCTCCATCCTCTGGAGGGAAACGGCGGCGGCGATCGGCAAGGATTATCCCGAGGTGACCCTCGAACACATGTACGTGGACAACTGCGCCATGCAGCTCGTGCGGAATCCAAGGCAATTCGACGTCATCGTGACGACCAACCTTTTTGGGGACATCCTCTCCGACGAGGCGGCCATGCTCACGGGCTCCATCGGCATGCTACCCTCGGCCTCGCTCGGGGCCAAGAAGAACCGGTTGGGGTTCCCGCAGGGTATGTACGAACCGGTTCACGGGAGCGCCCCGGACATCGCCGGGAAAGGCGTTGCGAATCCGCTGGCCACTATTCTATCGTGCGCCCTCATGGTACGGTACTCGTTGGGCCGCGACGACGTCGCCGGGCGGATCGAAAGGGCGGTCGAGAAAACGCTCGAGGACGGCTTCCGCTGCGGTGACATTCAGGAAGAGGGAAAACAACAGATCGGTACGCGGGAAATGGCCGGGAAAGTGATGGAGAGACTGTGAAAAAGCAAAAATATAATCTGGCGATTCTGGGAGCGACCGGGGTGGTCGGCCGGGAGATGATCGAAATCCTCGCGGAGAGAAAATTCCCCGTCGGCGAGCTCCGTCTCTTCGCCTCTGAAAAATCGGTGGGCGAGGAGATCGAGTGGGAGGGCAAGCCCGTCAAGGTGAGGCTTGTCGGCGACAACGCCTTCGCCGGCATTGACATCGTCATGGGCGACACGCCCACCGCCGTTTCGAAGGAGTTGATTCCCAAGGCCGTCGCCCAGGGCGCGGTCGCCGTGGATTGCTCCAGCGCCTTCCGGATGGACCCGAACGTTCCGCTCGTCGTCCCGGAGGTCAACGCGGCCGCCATCGCCCGCCACAAGGGCATCATTGCGGGCGCCAACTGCTCCGCGATTCCGGTCGCCGTGGCCGTCAAGCCCATCCATGATCAATACGGCGTCAAACGGCTCGTCCTCTCCACCTACCAGTCCGCCTCCGGGGCGGGGAAGGGCGGCACCGACGAACTGGCCCAGCAGACCACGGCCCTCTTCAGCCAAAAGGACCCGGTCCTGAAGGTCTTTCCGTACCGGCTCGCCTTCAACGTCATCCCGCAGATCGACAGTTTTCTGCCGGGGGGGGACACCAAGGAGGAGGCGAAAATCGTCGAGGAGCTGAAAAAGATGATCGAGGCCCCGAACATGGGCGTGACGGTCACGGCGGTTCGAGTGCCGGTCTTCGTCGGCCATTCCGCCGCCGTCAACATCGAAACGGAGAAAAAGGCGCAGGCCTCCGAGGTCCGCGAGCTCCTGCGCAAGATCCCGGGAGTGGTCGTGAAGGACGAGCCGGCCAAGAAGGAATACCCGCTCCCCATCGAGGCCGCGGGCCAGGACGAGGTCTACGTCGGACGTATCCGCGAAGACGCGTCGATCCCGAACGGCCTCAATCTTTGGGTGGCGGCGGACAATCTGAGGAAAGGCGCCGCCTTGAATGCGGTGCAAATCGCGGAAATCCTCATTGAAAAATACCTCTAAAATATCCGTAGGGGCGATCCTTGTGATCGCCCTCACGATGCCGGCATCGGTTTCCGCCTTCCCCGACCGGGAAAAAGCTTCGCTCAGCCTCGTCAGCTCCCAGGCCACGTCCTTCATCGCCCAGAGCGACCGTTTTCTCTTCCTCAGCTTCTCCAACAAGATCTTTCGCATCGACACCGAGACCTTCGCGTTAACGTCCGAGCAGGTCCCGCTCCTGGAAGGGGACGAGAACGAGGGGATTGCTGACACGGGCGGAGACGTGACGGGGCTCTCCATCCGCGGAAACTCGCTCTTCGCGGCCCAGAGCGACGGTGACCTCCTGACGATCAACCTGGACGACCTGGCGGCCGAGCCGGACGCCTTTCACGTGATCGACGGATCGTTCGGCGAGATCGCCGCCGATCCCGAGGCCGCTGCCTCCGACGACCAGGTATATCTCCTCAATCCCGGGGGCAACTCCGTCGTCGTGTTCGATACGGGCGACGAGACCTCGGGCTCGGTGACTTTCGTGGACGGTTTGGGCTCTCCGGTCTCGCCGGAGGCCATCGTCTTCGTCCCGTTCGTCGGTGGAAACGACAAGATCTACGTCACCAGCAACCGGGGGCTCGTTTTCGTGCTGGCGGAGGGTGCGGTGAGCCTGTCCGGGACGATCACGATCTCGGCGACGAACAAGGATCTTCCGGCCGCGGCCGCGACGCCGGACGGGGATTTTCTGCTTGTCGTCGACGCGACGGACAAAGTTGTCCATGTGATCGATACCGCCACCGATACCCTGGTGGATACGGACCCGATCGAGGCCGGCGTCAACCCCATCCCCCTGTCTCCAAATTCGGCCCCTTCGGCCATCGCCGTGACGGAGGTCGCCCGTCCGGACGACCTGTACGCCTATATTTCGGGCTCTTCGGGCCTTTCGGTCATCGACCTAAACCTCAACATCGGCGGGTTTGGGATCCCCGAGGTCATCGACTTCAACGACGGTGGTTCGGGGGACGACACAAACGACCCTCTCACCCTGTCTTCGACGCCGCATGATCTCGTGGCCTCCAGTGTGGACGACGGCTATGTGTACGCCTCCGTCAGCAACGCGAATGTGTCGGTCATCACCGACAAACCCTTCGTCAGCATTACGGGCACGTCCTTGGGCGACGGGACCTTTTCCGAGGGGGAGAGCGTCGCACTGACCTTTCAGACCGACGTGACGGGGAGCTTTCGGGTCACGGTCGGCGATGAAACGACGCAGGTCGCCTCCGGAACGGTGGACACGGCCGGCGTGGACGTGACGACGCCGGACATCGCCTTTGACGCGGGCCTTTTCGGGGAGGGGGCGAACCGCGTCTTCGTCTTCGTCACGGACGCGGACGGCCTCACGGGCCGCGACGCCGTCGACATCACGGTCGACACGCCTCCCCCGGGGATCGAAGTGATCAGCACCTCCTTTGGGGACCAAAAAATTTTCCTGACCTTCCGGCGTCTGGATCAGAGCGACATCGACCATTACAACCTTTACGTGGACTCGAACGCCGAGGCCGTGGGGAGCAAGTCGGAGATCGCCGGGACGATCACCCAGCCCTCTTCGGGCGACGAGGTCAAGGCCAAGGTCACGGGCCTCGAGAACGGCGTGACGTACTTCATCGGCCTTGAGGCGGTGGACACGGCCGGCAACACCGGAGCCCGCACGACGACGTTCCCGGACGGGACGCCCGTTTCGGCGACCCCGGAGGCAACGGTGGGGCTTGCGGAGGCAGTGGGGGAAGGGGGCTGTTCGCTCATTTATGGCCGTCCTTAAGCGGTTATTCATTTTCATGATGTTGTTCTGGCCTGCGGCCTTGCCGGCGGCGGAAAATACGCCTCAATGGTTCTCCCTGGAATTCAAGGCGGGCGCCTGGTTTCCGACCAACGGGACGACGCGCGGTTCCCTCGGCACCGTTTCCCCCACGGGTTCGATCGAGTTCGGATTCCTGTACAAATCGAAGTTCGGGGCGGAGCTCGGGGTCGGCCTCCTGATGGAGGACGGGACCGCCTTCGGCGCGACGTCGGGCGCACCCTCCGGGGACAAGTTCAACCTGCTCCTGATTCCCGTCCACAACAGCTTCGCCTTCCGGGCGGATTTCAGGGAGGACCAGCTCCTGGTCCCCTACGTGAAGGCGGGACCGGATTACGTCTTTTTCCGGGAAACCCTGAACGGTGGCTCGACCAGCGGGTTCAAGTTCGGGCTTCACGGGGCGGCGGGGCTTCAGATCCTGCTGGACCGGCTCGACCCGCTCTCGGACTTCATGGAGAACGAGATGGGAGTGAATGACGTCTATTTCACGATCGAAGGACGCTACGGCTGGATCAACAACTTCGGCGGGGGCGGATTGGACCTCTCGAACCTCACGGCGACCGGTGGATTCCTCTTCGAATTTTAGAGCCTGTTAGCGACGAAGGAGCGTTACAGGCTCTTACGTCCACAGGACGGACATGCGTACCCTCAAACTTACGTTGGAATACGATGGATCGGCCTTCTCCGGCTGGCAGATTCAGCCGCATAAGAGGACCGTGCAGGGGACGATTCAAGACGTCCTCCGCAAGATTACCCAGGAAGACATCAAATTGGTCGGCGCCTCCCGGACGGACGCCGGGGTCCATGCCCTGGGCCAGGTCGCGCACTTCCGGACGAAGTCGCGCATCCGGCCCGAGAAATTCTTGATCGCCTTGAACGGCCTCCTCCCTCCCGAGGTCGCGGTCAAGTCCGTCGAAGAGTCGGACGGAGGCTTCCATGCGATTCGGAGCGCCCAATCCAAGACGTACCGTTACGTGATCTGGAACGAAGGATCACGATCCGCGTTGGAGAGGCTTCGCGCGTGGCACGTTTGGGACCCCTTGAACCTCGGTGCGATGCGGCGTGCGGCCAAGGCCCTCCCCGGACGCCATGATTTCAGCGCCTTTCGGGGTGCCCAAAGCGACACGAAGACGTCCGTACGGCGCGTGGAGCGCGTGACGATTCAAAAGAAGGGACCGGAGGTCCGGGTCGAAATCACGGGCGAAGGGTTTCTCAAATACATGGTCCGAAACATCGTGGGGACCCTGGTGGATGTGGGGAAGGGAAGGGTCACACCGAAGGAATTTCGAAAAATATTGCAGTCTCGGGATAGAAAAAAGGCCGGGGCGACGGCCCCGGCCTTTGGTTTGACTCTCGTTTCAATCCGTTACTAGGGCCCGGTATCTTCAGGGGGCGGAGGCGGGCTGACCGGGTCCGTGTCGTCGCCGTAGCCGCCGGAGTGGTCGGCGCCGAACGAACTCTCGAGTTCGCTCTTCTTCTTCATGAGGTAGGCGAGGAAGGCGTCTCGGACCGACGAGGCGGCCATCTGGGCCGCGTTGTCGGTCAGGTTCCCGGCCTTGTCCAACTCTTCCAAAAGGGCGCCGCTCGCCTCGGTCTTCTGGCCCTGGAGGAAGCCGCGGAGGCCGTCCAGATCGTCCATGCGCACGTCGACCGAACCGCCCTCCACGACGGAGGTGTTGGTCGCGTTCGACATGTCGATCCCGCCGCCCATCTGGATGGTGTAGTTGGCGTCGGTCGCCGTGTTCGAGACGATACCGATGTCGTCGCCGGTTCCCCCGTCAAGGCTATCGCCTTCGCTCGTGCCCGTGTACATGGCGTCGTTCCCGGTGCCGCCCACGAGGTTGTCTACGCCGTCCGAGCCCTCCATGACGTCGTCGCCCGCCCCGCCGTCCAACCGACTGCCGTTGGCCGTGCCGCTGACGGAGAGGACGTCATTGCCGTCCTCGCCGTAGATCTGGGAGCCCGCGCCGGCGGCGACGAAGTCGTTGCCCTTGCCGGCGTAGATCGTGACCTTGCCCTCGGTGTAGAAATAGTCGTTCGCATCCGTGCCCTTGAAGGTGATGTCGCCGTTCTCGACCGCCGTCTTGCCGTCCTTGAGGCGGAACTTCTTGATCGGATCGCCGCCCGTCGTCTCCTTGACGGTCACGATGACGTCGTTGCCCTCGAACGTGATCTCCACGACGTTGCCGCCCATCGTCTCGGGAATCTCGAAAGTGCCGGCGACGCCGTTGGCGTTGTAGACGACCTCCTCGGCGGTCGATGCGGCCTCGTCGATGGCGACCGAGCCGTTGAAGGGGTCGTAGGTGTTGGTGCTGCTGGCGACCTTGATGCCGTCGCCCCACTTGACGCCCGAGTCCGCGAAGCCGTCGGTGTCCGAATCCTTCGCGTTCAAGACGCTGGCGTTCATGTCGTGGAAGGTGACGTTTTCGGCCGTCCCGTTCATGTAAATCTTGCGGCTCTCGAAGTTCTTGATGGTGGTCGTCACGCCGCCTTGGGTGATGATGAGGTCGCTGCCGCTGACGCTGATGTCCAGATCGCCGCTGGCGTTGAAGACCACGTCGCCCTCGCCGTCGATGGTCCCG
The genomic region above belongs to bacterium and contains:
- the pssA gene encoding CDP-diacylglycerol--serine O-phosphatidyltransferase; protein product: MQLKKSINLVPSLFTTGGLFFAFFSIVRSINGDHHTAAWAILFASLCDAIDGRIARMTKTQSDFGKEYDSLVDLSSFGMAPAILMYTWTLSGFRPVGWFLSFLFFACAALRLARFNVQTAPERQDKKEKKLKFSGLPTPGAACLLATFVLFHEAVLGTESPVKSIAALVMVPLLAVLMVSSVRYRSFKEYNIQRNNYFYILIGAAIMIGIIAIDPNIVLFGGFMVYALSGPALWLLQLRQPRAERVSERGERTKTKGRRFTVIPMNGNDGEARREDYEQRS
- a CDS encoding 2-isopropylmalate synthase; this translates as MSNVVKIFDTTLRDGEQSPGYSMDTGEKIRMAQQLARLGVDIIEAGFPIASPGDFAAVQKIAREVAGPTICGLSRANAADIDACWGAIQDAPKRRIHTFIATSDIHLKYKLRKSREQVLEDAVAAVRRAKGYTDDVEFSAEDATRSDREYLAKVFEAVITAGALTINVPDTVGYTIPSEYASLIRYLMETVPNIGRATVSVHCHNDLGLAVANSLAAIENGARQAECTINGIGERAGNASMEEIVMALKVRENRLGLTTNIATEQIYPTSKLLTHITGISVQPNKAIVGANAFAHESGIHQDGLLKNEMTYSIMTPESIGLTEHKYILGKHSGRHAFRTRLKGMGFDLSDDEMEEAFKRFKELADKKKAIFEEDLEAIVTSLVRTVPETYALKGVEVSCGTKKKPRAAIEITKEGKKLKAVETGAGPVDAVFKALKKLSKFKGNLEKFVVTAVTGGTDAQGEVMVELQQNGHTVRGVGSHTDIIVASAKAYIAALNRIEHIEKKVSAQL
- the leuB gene encoding 3-isopropylmalate dehydrogenase gives rise to the protein MKKAKILILAGDGIGPEVMEESVRVLEKALEGSGLKLNLEKDVAGGCSIDRSGIPLTPETLKKAKKADAVLLGAVGGPQWDNLPHDKRPEQALLGLRAGLKLFANLRPAKILPALAKASTLKEDVVGGIDLLVVRELTGGIYFGKPRGIKETGKGKKGFNTEVYTTPEIDRIVRSAFEAARARRKKVTSVDKANILESSILWRETAAAIGKDYPEVTLEHMYVDNCAMQLVRNPRQFDVIVTTNLFGDILSDEAAMLTGSIGMLPSASLGAKKNRLGFPQGMYEPVHGSAPDIAGKGVANPLATILSCALMVRYSLGRDDVAGRIERAVEKTLEDGFRCGDIQEEGKQQIGTREMAGKVMERL
- a CDS encoding aspartate-semialdehyde dehydrogenase, translated to MKKQKYNLAILGATGVVGREMIEILAERKFPVGELRLFASEKSVGEEIEWEGKPVKVRLVGDNAFAGIDIVMGDTPTAVSKELIPKAVAQGAVAVDCSSAFRMDPNVPLVVPEVNAAAIARHKGIIAGANCSAIPVAVAVKPIHDQYGVKRLVLSTYQSASGAGKGGTDELAQQTTALFSQKDPVLKVFPYRLAFNVIPQIDSFLPGGDTKEEAKIVEELKKMIEAPNMGVTVTAVRVPVFVGHSAAVNIETEKKAQASEVRELLRKIPGVVVKDEPAKKEYPLPIEAAGQDEVYVGRIREDASIPNGLNLWVAADNLRKGAALNAVQIAEILIEKYL
- the truA gene encoding tRNA pseudouridine(38-40) synthase TruA, whose amino-acid sequence is MRTLKLTLEYDGSAFSGWQIQPHKRTVQGTIQDVLRKITQEDIKLVGASRTDAGVHALGQVAHFRTKSRIRPEKFLIALNGLLPPEVAVKSVEESDGGFHAIRSAQSKTYRYVIWNEGSRSALERLRAWHVWDPLNLGAMRRAAKALPGRHDFSAFRGAQSDTKTSVRRVERVTIQKKGPEVRVEITGEGFLKYMVRNIVGTLVDVGKGRVTPKEFRKILQSRDRKKAGATAPAFGLTLVSIRY
- a CDS encoding calcium-binding protein, with product MNGIGGPNNTQQPQQTPSPLVGTQSGSPTVGTQTGEPTDEGAPGVSTAEGGSGEGSVPTPADANLGYGEVDVENSWLGQNFPKDGKYGNPIMEAAEIQKKLDEYESLAESRDQLEYLAERGDAKAADLLAKLNKYLPSEREIEKMQDRLDTLSEFLDGLDANKLAAYGDADGDLVTNEAELANGTNPFAQDTDGDGIHDRGELELQHIVGFEWMDPTNGDANRDGKVDSLNLPATISARYTVGGNSGTGGASGTGGAGGTDGVGSQSQNLMWQTPSADAQSVDGATGGTIDGEGDVVFNASGDLDISVSGSDLIITQGGVTTTIKNFESRKIYMNGTAENVTFHDMNASVLNAKDSDTDGFADSGVKWGDGIKVASSTNTYDPFNGSVAIDEAASTAEEVVYNANGVAGTFEIPETMGGNVVEITFEGNDVIVTVKETTGGDPIKKFRLKDGKTAVENGDITFKGTDANDYFYTEGKVTIYAGKGNDFVAAGAGSQIYGEDGNDVLSVSGTANGSRLDGGAGDDVMEGSDGVDNLVGGTGNDAMYTGTSEGDSLDGGTGDDIGIVSNTATDANYTIQMGGGIDMSNATNTSVVEGGSVDVRMDDLDGLRGFLQGQKTEASGALLEELDKAGNLTDNAAQMAASSVRDAFLAYLMKKKSELESSFGADHSGGYGDDTDPVSPPPPPEDTGP